In candidate division KSB1 bacterium, the following are encoded in one genomic region:
- the tsaE gene encoding tRNA (adenosine(37)-N6)-threonylcarbamoyltransferase complex ATPase subunit type 1 TsaE, which translates to MLSTTELRSVLAGEAVFTIPSHSVEETHLLSAQLADQVQRGEVIALFGDLGSGKTTFVQGFCAASGVKAAVTSPTFTLMHIYRGAPWPIYHFDFYRLHSVAEAQALGCEEYFDGDGISLIEWPERALPLLPARHLQIHLRIPDFAASPDWREIKIHRAEAVA; encoded by the coding sequence ATGCTTTCTACCACCGAACTGCGTTCAGTGCTTGCCGGAGAAGCCGTATTCACGATACCTTCGCATTCGGTTGAAGAGACCCACTTGCTGTCGGCGCAGCTCGCGGATCAGGTACAAAGGGGCGAGGTCATTGCGCTCTTTGGTGATTTGGGGAGCGGAAAGACGACGTTCGTACAGGGGTTTTGCGCCGCCAGTGGCGTGAAGGCCGCGGTAACCAGCCCGACTTTTACGCTGATGCACATTTATCGCGGCGCACCATGGCCGATTTATCATTTCGATTTTTACCGCTTGCACAGCGTTGCCGAAGCACAAGCGTTGGGCTGTGAAGAATATTTTGATGGCGACGGCATTTCATTGATTGAATGGCCGGAACGGGCGCTGCCGTTATTGCCGGCGCGGCATCTGCAAATCCATCTGCGCATTCCCGACTTCGCCGCCTCGCCGGATTGGCGCGAAATTAAAATTCATCGCGCGGAGGCCGTCGCGTGA